In the genome of Chryseobacterium oryzae, one region contains:
- a CDS encoding glycoside hydrolase family 3 N-terminal domain-containing protein: protein MCFKFRFKIIAFSLLSSVIISAQKPLYKDPKQTVEVRVQDLLKRMTPEEKFWQCFMIPGDLDNVPKGQYSHGIFGLQVSAGNQGGGVAGQLLKYNANEDAERLAKKINAIQKYFVEESRLGIPIIPFDEALHGLMREGATAFPQAIGLSATFNPELMKQVSTAIAKESKLRGIRQILTPVVNLASDVRWGRTEETYGEDPFLTSVMGVNFVSSFENQGIITTPKHFLANVGDGGRDSYPIHWSKRYLEETHLIPFQKAFNQGKSRSVMTSYNLLDGRPSTANHWLLTEKLKNEWNFKGFVISDASAVGGANVLHFTAKDYDDASAQAINAGLDVIFQTEYQHYKLFIPPFLDGRISKKRIDDAVTRVLRAKFELGLFENPYVSKKDLAELKKINHKPLAEKAAAESFVLLQNHNKTLPISENYKKILVVGTDAVDARLGGYSGPGNKKVSILEGIKNFVKNKNVEITYSKGIDWNLKKLVTVPAEFLSSENQKGLKGIYFSNSDLKGTPEFEKQDEQLNFKWTLYSPNPKKLQPDNYSIRWTGKLEAPTSGKYQLGLRGNDGFRLYLNEKLLIDNWEKLSYSTQTVDVDFTKGQKYNIAVEFRENRGEANIELVWNYGLNDYQKDFKDAVKLAQNADYIIVTAGIHEGEFQDRSSLSLPGNQEEFIHEISKLNKPTAVILVGGSAIKTTDWKDQVGAVLDVWYPGEEGGNAVAKVLFGAENPSGKLPITFPIEEGQLPLTYNHHPTGRGNDYYDLSGEPLYPFGFGLSYTTFEISDLKLNQSKFAENDTIIAKINVKNTGSKAGSEVVQLYVKDLLASVSRPVIELKGFQKVFLKPGESKRISIELPVKELQFLDSTMSWTVEKGTFRIFVGNSSKNLPLKQNIEIQ from the coding sequence ATGTGCTTTAAGTTTCGTTTTAAAATAATAGCTTTTTCATTATTGAGTTCTGTAATCATTTCAGCTCAAAAACCTTTGTATAAAGACCCGAAACAGACTGTGGAAGTCAGAGTTCAGGATTTACTGAAAAGGATGACTCCCGAAGAAAAATTCTGGCAGTGTTTTATGATTCCCGGAGATTTGGATAACGTTCCGAAAGGTCAGTATTCCCACGGAATTTTTGGTTTACAAGTGAGTGCAGGAAATCAGGGAGGTGGCGTTGCCGGACAATTGCTGAAATATAATGCCAATGAAGATGCAGAAAGGTTGGCCAAAAAAATCAATGCCATTCAAAAATATTTTGTGGAAGAATCCCGATTGGGAATTCCCATCATCCCTTTTGATGAAGCTTTGCATGGGTTGATGCGTGAAGGAGCAACGGCTTTTCCACAGGCAATAGGCTTATCGGCAACTTTTAATCCTGAGTTGATGAAACAAGTTTCGACAGCGATTGCAAAAGAATCTAAACTGAGAGGAATTCGTCAGATTTTGACACCCGTTGTGAATTTGGCGAGTGACGTTAGATGGGGAAGAACAGAAGAAACCTACGGCGAAGATCCGTTTTTGACTTCCGTGATGGGGGTGAATTTCGTCTCTTCCTTTGAAAATCAGGGAATTATTACTACTCCCAAACACTTTTTGGCCAATGTGGGCGATGGCGGAAGAGATTCATATCCAATTCATTGGAGCAAAAGATATTTGGAAGAAACGCATTTAATTCCCTTTCAAAAAGCTTTTAATCAGGGAAAAAGCCGTTCTGTGATGACTTCTTATAATCTCTTGGACGGAAGGCCATCAACCGCAAATCATTGGTTATTAACCGAAAAATTGAAAAACGAATGGAATTTCAAAGGTTTCGTGATTAGTGATGCAAGTGCGGTTGGCGGGGCGAATGTTCTGCATTTTACGGCAAAAGATTATGATGATGCTTCTGCACAGGCGATTAATGCAGGACTTGATGTAATTTTTCAAACCGAATATCAACATTATAAATTATTTATTCCTCCGTTTTTGGATGGAAGAATTTCAAAGAAAAGAATTGATGATGCTGTTACAAGAGTTTTGAGGGCTAAATTTGAATTGGGTCTTTTTGAAAATCCCTATGTTTCCAAAAAAGATTTGGCTGAGCTAAAGAAAATCAATCATAAACCGTTGGCGGAAAAGGCAGCTGCCGAATCGTTTGTTTTGCTTCAGAATCATAACAAAACACTTCCCATTTCAGAAAATTATAAAAAGATTTTGGTGGTTGGAACAGATGCTGTAGATGCAAGATTGGGAGGATATTCGGGACCGGGAAATAAAAAAGTGAGTATTTTGGAAGGGATTAAAAATTTCGTTAAAAATAAAAATGTAGAAATCACCTACTCCAAAGGAATTGACTGGAATTTGAAAAAGTTGGTAACTGTTCCTGCCGAATTTTTATCTTCTGAAAACCAAAAAGGCTTAAAAGGGATTTATTTTTCTAATTCCGATTTAAAAGGAACTCCAGAGTTTGAAAAACAGGACGAACAGTTGAATTTTAAATGGACTTTATATTCTCCAAATCCCAAAAAGCTTCAGCCGGATAATTACAGCATCCGCTGGACAGGCAAACTGGAAGCTCCAACATCAGGAAAATATCAATTGGGACTTCGTGGAAATGATGGTTTCAGATTATATTTAAATGAAAAATTATTGATTGATAATTGGGAAAAACTGAGCTATTCAACCCAAACAGTAGATGTGGATTTCACAAAAGGTCAAAAATATAATATTGCTGTAGAATTCCGTGAAAACAGAGGAGAAGCCAATATAGAACTGGTTTGGAATTATGGTTTAAATGATTATCAAAAAGATTTTAAAGATGCTGTAAAATTAGCTCAAAATGCAGATTACATTATCGTTACGGCAGGAATTCATGAAGGTGAATTTCAGGATCGTTCTTCATTGAGCCTTCCGGGAAATCAGGAAGAATTTATTCATGAAATTTCAAAACTAAACAAACCAACCGCAGTTATTTTGGTGGGCGGTTCTGCCATAAAAACCACGGACTGGAAAGATCAGGTAGGAGCAGTTTTAGACGTTTGGTATCCCGGTGAAGAAGGCGGAAATGCGGTTGCAAAAGTGCTTTTTGGTGCAGAAAATCCTTCAGGAAAATTGCCGATTACGTTTCCCATTGAGGAGGGACAATTGCCTTTAACGTACAATCATCATCCAACAGGAAGAGGAAATGATTATTATGATTTGAGCGGTGAACCGTTATACCCGTTCGGTTTTGGGTTAAGCTATACCACTTTTGAGATTTCAGATTTAAAATTAAATCAGTCAAAATTTGCAGAAAATGATACCATCATTGCAAAAATTAATGTGAAAAATACAGGCTCAAAAGCAGGAAGCGAAGTTGTACAACTCTATGTAAAAGATTTACTGGCATCAGTTTCAAGACCGGTTATTGAGCTGAAAGGCTTTCAAAAAGTATTTTTAAAACCCGGAGAATCAAAACGTATTTCTATTGAGCTTCCTGTAAAAGAACTTCAGTTTTTGGATTCAACAATGAGCTGGACTGTAGAAAAAGGTACGTTCAGAATTTTTGTAGGAAATTCTTCTAAAAATCTGCCTTTAAAACAAAATATTGAAATACAGTAA
- a CDS encoding alpha-L-fucosidase: MSATLKTKAFFFSSILLSSAFFSQAHNVSDGYLKPTDPLVIQNLENWQDLKFGLFMHWGTYSQWGVVESWSICPEDESWTQRKPEHGKSYYDYVKNYENLQTTFNPRQCNPQKWADAAKKAGMKYVVFTTKHHDGFAMFDTQQSDYKITSSKTPFSKNPKADVTREIFNTFRKDGFKIGAYFSKPDWHSDNYWWSYFPPKDRNVNYDPKKYPERWNNFKNFTFNQLNEITSNYGKVDILWLDGGWVRPFHTIDPNVEWQRTIKVEQDIDMDKIGTMARKNQPGIIVVDRTVPGKWENYVTPEQAVPEQALSIPWESCITMGDSFSYVPNDNYKSSQKIIETLVKIISRGGNYLMNIAPGPNGDYDEIVYKRLSEIAGWMDKNQSAVFATRSIAPYHEGNFYYTQSKDGKTVNIFHLSDQSDYQSPSTLKFIIPENFKPKSLKVLGLSNKIHWKQNGNSIELNLPKERTQLKYSTVIQITQ; the protein is encoded by the coding sequence ATGTCTGCCACGCTAAAAACGAAAGCCTTCTTTTTTTCTTCAATTCTCCTGTCCTCCGCTTTTTTTTCACAGGCTCATAATGTGTCTGATGGTTATCTGAAACCTACAGATCCACTTGTTATTCAGAATCTTGAAAATTGGCAGGATCTTAAATTCGGACTGTTTATGCATTGGGGAACGTACAGCCAGTGGGGAGTAGTGGAAAGCTGGAGCATTTGCCCGGAAGACGAATCCTGGACGCAGAGAAAACCCGAACATGGCAAATCTTACTACGATTATGTGAAAAATTACGAAAATCTTCAGACGACATTCAATCCTAGACAATGCAATCCACAAAAATGGGCAGATGCAGCCAAAAAAGCAGGAATGAAATATGTGGTTTTTACTACAAAACATCACGATGGTTTTGCAATGTTTGATACGCAACAGTCTGATTATAAAATCACTTCTTCCAAAACGCCTTTTTCTAAAAATCCTAAAGCGGATGTAACGAGGGAAATTTTCAATACATTCAGAAAAGATGGCTTCAAAATCGGAGCTTATTTTTCGAAACCAGATTGGCATTCCGATAATTATTGGTGGTCATACTTTCCGCCGAAAGACAGAAATGTAAATTATGATCCGAAAAAATATCCTGAAAGATGGAATAATTTCAAAAATTTCACTTTTAATCAGTTGAATGAAATCACTTCAAATTACGGTAAAGTTGATATTCTTTGGCTAGACGGAGGCTGGGTTCGCCCGTTTCATACCATCGATCCAAATGTTGAATGGCAAAGAACGATTAAAGTAGAGCAGGATATTGATATGGATAAAATCGGGACAATGGCAAGAAAAAACCAACCCGGAATTATTGTTGTAGACCGCACTGTGCCCGGAAAATGGGAAAATTATGTGACACCAGAACAGGCTGTTCCGGAACAAGCACTTTCGATTCCGTGGGAGAGTTGCATTACGATGGGCGATTCTTTTTCGTATGTCCCGAATGACAATTATAAATCTTCCCAGAAAATTATTGAAACGCTGGTGAAAATCATTTCAAGAGGTGGAAATTACCTGATGAACATTGCTCCAGGGCCCAACGGAGATTATGATGAGATTGTTTATAAAAGATTAAGCGAAATTGCCGGTTGGATGGATAAAAATCAGTCGGCGGTTTTTGCAACGAGAAGTATTGCTCCTTACCACGAAGGGAATTTTTATTACACACAGAGTAAAGACGGAAAAACAGTAAATATTTTTCATTTGAGCGATCAGTCAGATTATCAATCGCCATCAACGCTGAAATTTATTATTCCTGAAAATTTTAAACCAAAATCATTAAAAGTTTTAGGATTATCAAACAAAATCCATTGGAAACAAAATGGGAATTCAATTGAACTCAATTTACCAAAGGAAAGAACTCAATTAAAATATTCTACGGTAATTCAAATTACACAATAG